From Paenibacillus sp. GP183, one genomic window encodes:
- a CDS encoding class I SAM-dependent methyltransferase translates to MSRPIYDLIGVGYDTTRKADPEITRRLQNHLQIFDSRPVIDIACGSGNYTLALHNLGLNVCGMDLSPLMIDSARKKSKELEWYLSDVENMTFLDGQFNGAVCILAIHHFRDLVNSFKEINRILCEGSRFVIFTSSPEQMQRYWLKEYFPEMMNASISQMPNTLAVEKALLDSGFQMLGYESFMIQPNLQDFFLYSGKYRPEIYLRPEVRNGISSFASLACEDEVNEGTKKLEEDLKSGIFKQRSKSYVSELGDYLYIVAEKPHSFV, encoded by the coding sequence ATGAGCAGACCAATTTATGATCTTATAGGAGTTGGATATGATACAACTAGAAAGGCTGATCCAGAAATAACAAGAAGGTTACAAAATCATCTGCAAATATTTGATAGCAGACCTGTGATTGACATTGCTTGTGGCTCTGGAAATTATACATTAGCTTTACATAATCTAGGACTAAATGTTTGCGGGATGGATTTATCTCCGCTGATGATTGATTCCGCAAGAAAAAAAAGCAAAGAACTTGAATGGTATTTATCAGATGTGGAGAATATGACGTTTCTTGATGGTCAATTTAATGGGGCTGTATGTATATTAGCCATTCACCATTTTCGTGATCTAGTAAACAGTTTTAAAGAGATAAATCGAATCTTATGCGAGGGAAGCCGATTTGTTATTTTCACATCTTCGCCCGAGCAGATGCAGAGGTATTGGTTAAAAGAGTATTTTCCGGAGATGATGAATGCATCCATTTCCCAAATGCCAAATACTCTGGCGGTTGAGAAGGCATTATTAGACAGTGGTTTTCAAATGCTTGGATATGAGAGTTTTATGATACAACCAAATTTACAGGATTTTTTTCTGTACAGCGGTAAATACCGGCCTGAGATTTATTTGAGACCAGAAGTGCGTAATGGCATCTCTTCATTTGCTTCTTTAGCGTGCGAGGATGAGGTCAATGAAGGAACGAAGAAATTAGAAGAAGATTTGAAATCAGGGATTTTTAAACAGAGATCCAAAAGTTATGTAAGTGAGTTGGGGGATTATTTGTATATAGTTGCAGAGAAGCCGCATTCCTTCGTCTAA
- a CDS encoding TIR domain-containing protein, which translates to MNKNYDVALTFAGEDRKHVEQLAIELISQGIKVFYDEFEQDNLWGKDLYQYLSEIYYSKARYCVVFISEHYSKKLWTNHELRSAQARAFEQSSEYILPLKLDDTKVPGIHSTIGYIDLKTIEVKRVAEMIITKLGYRVFNTIPSLSALPIIPNIALPNKLIEELNDICIMLELEFFTDREIDRKFLIKKDRVAEEVLSDLKAFGLLDQSGYLTEVGITILQQFSSELSKLRVVNLLADRSNKEKLVAIIDTLSISSRVKRELVEGINNDEELLNPVITDLLYEGSSINSAKRYKPARTYHNFLKDMLGSIFNIDTLIQLTGWELYSFLNSSLKEVDPELIHNFFIKYGLMDNQQISKSGFINIYEAIHELDSE; encoded by the coding sequence ATGAATAAAAATTACGATGTAGCATTAACCTTCGCTGGAGAGGATAGAAAGCATGTTGAGCAACTTGCTATCGAATTAATAAGTCAAGGGATTAAGGTATTTTATGATGAATTCGAGCAGGATAATCTTTGGGGCAAAGATTTATATCAGTATCTTTCAGAAATATATTATTCAAAAGCAAGGTATTGTGTTGTATTTATTTCAGAACATTATTCAAAAAAACTATGGACTAATCATGAATTGCGATCTGCACAAGCGAGGGCTTTTGAGCAGAGCTCGGAATATATACTTCCTCTTAAATTAGACGATACAAAGGTACCGGGCATTCATTCCACAATCGGATATATTGATCTAAAGACTATTGAAGTAAAAAGGGTAGCAGAAATGATTATTACAAAGTTAGGATATAGAGTATTTAACACTATTCCCTCTTTATCAGCTTTACCAATAATTCCAAATATCGCACTGCCTAATAAACTTATCGAAGAACTTAATGATATTTGTATTATGCTTGAACTTGAATTTTTTACAGATAGAGAAATTGATAGAAAGTTTCTTATTAAGAAAGATAGAGTTGCCGAAGAGGTATTAAGTGATCTTAAGGCGTTTGGTCTGCTTGATCAAAGCGGATATCTAACAGAAGTTGGAATTACTATACTACAACAGTTCTCAAGTGAGCTTTCTAAGTTACGTGTCGTAAACCTATTAGCAGATAGAAGTAATAAAGAAAAACTTGTTGCAATTATTGATACCTTGAGCATATCCTCGCGCGTTAAAAGAGAGTTAGTTGAAGGTATTAATAATGATGAGGAATTATTAAATCCAGTCATTACAGATCTACTCTATGAAGGAAGTTCAATAAATTCAGCTAAAAGATATAAACCAGCAAGAACATATCATAACTTTCTTAAAGATATGCTGGGTAGCATTTTTAATATAGATACTTTAATACAACTAACTGGATGGGAATTATATAGTTTTCTTAATTCATCTTTGAAAGAAGTAGACCCGGAATTAATCCATAACTTTTTCATTAAGTATGGGTTAATGGACAATCAACAAATAAGTAAGTCAGGATTTATTAATATTTATGAAGCAATACATGAGTTAGATAGTGAATGA
- a CDS encoding GIY-YIG nuclease family protein — translation MENQNHFKDNITNPNYVIAASLAESEVPNTPGIYCIMIRDITSIPEPYSACLINRDHNILYVGQASTSLLKRLVTQDLRHKSPASFFRSIGAIFGYRPVIGSLSHSRNGANYKFSDDDTLRIIDWINKNLIINWIAMKSELLNDIEIKLILEAKPILNIRQNPNKLKELVSLRQECRMIAAPNSGGKHE, via the coding sequence TTGGAAAATCAAAATCATTTTAAGGACAATATCACAAATCCCAATTATGTGATTGCAGCTTCATTAGCTGAATCAGAAGTTCCCAATACACCAGGAATTTACTGTATAATGATTCGTGATATTACAAGTATTCCTGAGCCTTATTCTGCTTGCTTAATAAACAGAGATCACAATATTCTCTATGTTGGGCAAGCATCAACCAGCTTATTAAAGAGGTTAGTTACTCAAGACTTAAGACATAAAAGCCCTGCTTCTTTTTTCAGAAGTATCGGTGCAATCTTTGGTTATCGACCTGTAATTGGATCATTAAGCCATAGCCGAAACGGTGCAAACTATAAATTTTCTGATGATGACACCTTAAGAATTATTGACTGGATAAATAAGAATCTAATAATAAACTGGATAGCCATGAAATCTGAACTGCTGAATGATATCGAGATTAAACTAATTTTAGAAGCAAAACCCATACTAAACATAAGACAGAACCCAAATAAATTGAAAGAACTCGTGAGCCTTAGACAAGAATGTAGAATGATTGCAGCACCAAACAGCGGAGGGAAACATGAATAA
- the fliD gene encoding flagellar filament capping protein FliD, translated as MINSIRMNPYLNLSALFSQLYPSGGAAAMPMPAPIGMAPVSLDAKAQSSALAGLTSQAKQLKTNTAPLDASSLHSVWNKRSVTSTASSSVSGLAADGAKKATYTVDVKQLAVAQQSAGTALTSTAVTNLAAGAHNFSITSGGTTKPLSISVVAGDTNQAVLDKMAKSINTAKAGVTANVVKDVKTGTSQLVVTANETGTAKAFTINDAVGSSAVVNTGIGTVSRASADAKYTVNGAAYTSGKNTVTLTADPKVSLTLSGIVTGAKITVENNTDAITGAVTKFTDSYNKMVEYLSKNEQYINPVLANKLKQAFTSHAGEFKNAGITANLDGTLAVDQAALQKSVKLNPTGLEYALGGVSGTAKLSQSLADRVLSSASSAFAKPLNPLSYFSAYNSSSAIYQQWFPGTIINRLF; from the coding sequence ATGATTAATTCCATCAGAATGAATCCGTACTTAAATTTGTCAGCTTTGTTCAGCCAGCTATACCCCAGCGGTGGCGCGGCCGCCATGCCGATGCCAGCACCGATAGGTATGGCCCCGGTAAGTTTGGATGCGAAAGCGCAATCGAGTGCTTTGGCAGGTCTCACCAGCCAAGCTAAGCAACTCAAAACCAATACGGCACCCCTCGATGCTTCCTCATTGCACAGCGTATGGAATAAGAGAAGCGTGACCTCCACAGCTTCGTCCAGTGTCAGCGGCCTGGCGGCTGACGGGGCGAAAAAAGCCACTTACACCGTCGATGTGAAGCAATTGGCGGTAGCGCAGCAGTCTGCCGGAACCGCATTAACCAGTACAGCTGTGACAAATTTAGCTGCCGGAGCTCATAATTTTTCAATCACTTCGGGTGGGACGACGAAGCCCCTTTCGATTTCGGTAGTTGCCGGAGACACAAATCAAGCCGTGCTTGACAAAATGGCGAAAAGCATTAATACAGCCAAAGCGGGGGTTACGGCGAATGTCGTGAAGGATGTGAAGACCGGTACGAGTCAACTGGTTGTGACCGCTAACGAAACTGGAACAGCCAAAGCGTTCACAATAAACGATGCAGTCGGCAGCTCAGCAGTGGTCAATACGGGAATTGGTACGGTTAGCCGGGCATCAGCGGACGCCAAGTATACCGTTAATGGCGCTGCCTATACCTCGGGCAAAAATACCGTTACGTTAACGGCCGATCCCAAAGTTTCCTTAACCCTCTCGGGAATAGTGACCGGAGCGAAGATTACCGTGGAAAACAACACTGATGCCATTACAGGTGCCGTTACGAAATTCACGGATTCATATAATAAAATGGTGGAATACCTGTCGAAAAATGAGCAATATATCAATCCGGTATTGGCCAATAAGTTGAAACAGGCATTTACGAGCCATGCGGGTGAATTTAAAAATGCCGGCATTACAGCAAATCTCGATGGTACTTTAGCAGTTGACCAAGCTGCGCTTCAAAAAAGTGTGAAGCTAAATCCGACTGGACTGGAATATGCTCTTGGCGGCGTTTCTGGAACGGCAAAATTGAGTCAAAGTCTTGCCGACCGAGTGCTGAGCAGCGCCTCCTCCGCTTTTGCGAAGCCACTGAATCCGTTGTCCTATTTCTCTGCTTATAACAGCAGTTCTGCCATTTATCAGCAATGGTTTCCCGGGACTATCATCAATCGGTTGTTTTAA
- a CDS encoding putative holin-like toxin — MEVKDAIKIMFLFGMFIIALLTYIGNNNKRK; from the coding sequence ATGGAAGTAAAGGATGCAATAAAGATCATGTTCCTTTTTGGAATGTTTATTATTGCTCTTTTAACATACATCGGTAATAACAACAAGAGAAAGTAA
- a CDS encoding HAD family hydrolase, giving the protein MNNIKAILFDLDNTILDRTSTFNNFINSFLKTYFDHFEMKQEIFDRIIYLDQDGYKDKQELFSELLEELPWELKPLKTELLDFYSTEYVKNAVLMEHAREIVQHLRKKYKTGLITNGKTVIQYGKIDQLEIRNDFDLIIVSEEAGIKKPDPKIFELALRKLELSPEQCIFIGDHPVNDIEGAAKIGMKTIWMKVNQPWKDGLTAKPLHSIERLNELYELI; this is encoded by the coding sequence ATGAATAATATCAAAGCAATCCTTTTTGATTTGGACAATACTATTTTGGATCGAACGAGCACCTTCAATAATTTTATTAACTCATTTCTGAAAACTTATTTCGATCATTTCGAAATGAAACAAGAAATATTCGACCGAATCATTTATCTTGATCAAGACGGATACAAAGATAAACAGGAATTGTTTTCTGAACTACTTGAAGAATTACCTTGGGAATTGAAACCACTTAAGACGGAATTATTAGATTTCTACAGCACGGAATATGTTAAAAATGCAGTCTTAATGGAGCATGCCAGAGAAATAGTTCAGCACCTAAGAAAGAAATACAAAACGGGATTAATAACAAATGGCAAAACCGTAATTCAATATGGGAAGATCGATCAATTAGAAATCAGAAATGATTTTGATCTGATCATAGTTTCAGAAGAAGCAGGGATCAAGAAACCAGATCCAAAGATATTTGAATTGGCATTAAGGAAGCTGGAATTAAGTCCGGAACAATGCATTTTTATAGGAGATCATCCTGTTAACGATATCGAAGGTGCAGCAAAAATCGGAATGAAGACTATTTGGATGAAAGTAAATCAACCCTGGAAAGATGGTTTAACAGCCAAACCATTGCATTCCATTGAAAGATTAAATGAATTATATGAGTTGATCTAA
- a CDS encoding long-chain fatty acid--CoA ligase, translating into MGLVKPWLRHYPQEVAPTYEYPQCNVARLLIDSAAKFPKHPALYFFGKTISYEQLLEASYRFAGALKRLGVKQGERVAIMLPNCPSAIIAYFGTLMHGAIVVQTNPLYMERELEHQLRDSGAVILVTLDLLFERVGKVKAKTDLRHTIVTSIKDYLPFPKNVLYPIKVKKDGIKLNITYGESVHSFKKLLASSSAAPVCADVNAKENLALLQYTGGTTGFAKGVMLTHHNLMANTYQNRYWCYKSELGKERFLGALPCFHVFGLTVLLNQAMLVAGMLILIPKFEIELILQSIAKLKPTIFPGAPTMYIALINHKNISDYDLSSINVCVSGSAPLPIEVEQRFEELSHGRLIEGYGLTESSPVTHANPIWGLRKIGTIGIPFPDTDAKVVDSETGEEVAVGEIGELVVKGPQVMKGYWNREEETMHTIKDGWLYTGDMAKMDEDGYFSIVDRKKDLIIAGGFNIYPREIEEVLYEHPAIKEACIAGVPDEYRGETVKAFIVLKDGAQLTEKELENWCRERLAAYKVPRKVEFRQSLPKTMVGKVLRRKLLEEEMEQAQ; encoded by the coding sequence ATGGGCTTAGTTAAGCCATGGCTGCGTCATTATCCACAAGAGGTAGCTCCAACTTACGAGTATCCGCAGTGTAATGTTGCACGACTTTTGATTGACTCGGCAGCAAAATTTCCGAAGCATCCGGCTCTGTATTTTTTTGGTAAAACCATTTCTTACGAGCAGTTGCTTGAAGCATCCTATCGGTTCGCTGGTGCTTTAAAGAGGCTTGGTGTAAAGCAGGGGGAGAGGGTGGCGATCATGCTGCCCAACTGCCCGTCGGCGATTATTGCTTATTTTGGTACGTTGATGCATGGGGCGATTGTCGTTCAAACGAATCCGTTATACATGGAGAGGGAGCTGGAGCATCAGCTTCGCGATTCCGGAGCGGTCATCCTGGTCACGCTGGATCTTTTGTTCGAGCGAGTCGGCAAGGTCAAGGCAAAAACAGATTTGCGGCATACGATTGTGACCTCCATCAAGGACTATCTGCCTTTTCCGAAAAATGTGCTCTATCCCATAAAAGTCAAAAAAGACGGCATCAAGCTCAATATTACCTACGGAGAAAGCGTACATTCTTTTAAAAAGCTGCTCGCCTCCTCTTCGGCCGCTCCGGTTTGTGCAGATGTGAATGCCAAAGAGAATCTGGCTCTACTGCAGTATACCGGCGGAACCACTGGCTTTGCCAAGGGTGTGATGTTAACGCATCATAACCTGATGGCCAATACGTATCAAAACCGCTATTGGTGCTATAAGAGTGAGCTTGGCAAGGAGCGTTTTTTAGGCGCACTGCCTTGCTTCCATGTGTTTGGCCTCACTGTACTGCTGAATCAAGCTATGCTGGTGGCCGGAATGCTGATTTTAATTCCCAAGTTTGAAATTGAACTTATTTTGCAATCCATCGCCAAACTGAAACCGACCATTTTTCCCGGTGCGCCGACGATGTATATCGCTTTAATCAATCACAAAAACATCAGTGACTATGATTTGTCCTCCATTAATGTTTGTGTGAGCGGCTCGGCTCCTTTGCCGATCGAAGTGGAGCAGCGATTCGAAGAGCTTTCGCACGGCAGACTGATTGAAGGCTACGGACTAACCGAGTCATCGCCCGTTACTCATGCCAATCCGATCTGGGGCTTGCGTAAAATCGGCACCATTGGCATTCCTTTTCCGGACACTGATGCGAAAGTAGTAGATTCGGAAACAGGCGAGGAAGTCGCTGTTGGCGAGATTGGCGAGCTGGTGGTCAAAGGGCCACAAGTGATGAAGGGCTATTGGAACCGTGAAGAGGAAACGATGCATACGATCAAGGACGGCTGGTTATATACCGGTGATATGGCCAAAATGGATGAAGACGGTTACTTTTCCATCGTGGATCGCAAAAAGGATCTGATCATCGCCGGAGGCTTTAATATTTATCCGCGCGAGATCGAAGAAGTGCTGTATGAGCATCCCGCTATCAAAGAGGCTTGCATCGCAGGGGTGCCGGATGAATATCGAGGTGAAACCGTTAAGGCATTCATAGTGCTAAAGGATGGAGCCCAGTTGACGGAAAAGGAATTAGAGAACTGGTGCAGAGAGCGGCTCGCAGCCTATAAGGTTCCGCGTAAAGTGGAGTTCAGGCAATCCCTGCCCAAAACCATGGTAGGTAAAGTGCTCAGAAGAAAACTGCTTGAAGAGGAAATGGAGCAGGCCCAATAA
- a CDS encoding DinB family protein, with product MINMDKIYLITDIPGFSPQISRLISMMNYARHTTFQSVKDLTMDQLDYLIDPQSNSIGALLLHFAGVEFAYQVETFERRDLSEEELSEWGPALNLGEEGREKIKGNDLNFYLNRMKDVRLRTYELFKTVNDDWLDKEEPFWHNKPANYYFMWFHVFEDEINHRGQIRLIKKRLKVQQKD from the coding sequence ATGATAAACATGGATAAGATCTACCTCATCACCGATATTCCTGGCTTTTCACCTCAAATCAGTCGTTTAATATCTATGATGAATTACGCAAGACATACAACTTTCCAATCAGTCAAGGATCTTACAATGGATCAGCTGGATTATTTAATAGATCCTCAGAGCAATTCGATTGGTGCATTATTATTGCACTTTGCAGGGGTTGAATTTGCTTATCAAGTTGAAACTTTTGAAAGAAGAGACTTATCAGAAGAAGAATTATCCGAATGGGGACCAGCATTAAATTTAGGAGAAGAAGGACGAGAAAAAATTAAGGGAAATGATTTGAATTTTTATTTAAACCGTATGAAAGATGTTAGACTCAGAACTTATGAATTGTTCAAAACAGTTAATGATGACTGGTTAGATAAAGAAGAACCATTCTGGCATAACAAACCGGCAAATTATTATTTTATGTGGTTTCACGTTTTTGAAGATGAAATTAATCATAGAGGCCAGATTAGATTGATAAAAAAGAGATTGAAGGTACAGCAAAAAGACTGA
- a CDS encoding PaaI family thioesterase has product MNQMEQEQWMQQLAQSAEATFWGFLGCKMESMDERGVTISLEVMPHHLNIIGIVHGGVLSSLLDNAMGIAVMAARQQEKAVTTNLNVQFVAPMKETKLIVNANIVHQSRKMITTHGTITDVESNLSAVGTGSFRII; this is encoded by the coding sequence ATGAACCAAATGGAGCAAGAACAATGGATGCAGCAGCTCGCCCAATCGGCGGAAGCTACATTCTGGGGTTTTCTGGGCTGCAAAATGGAAAGCATGGATGAGCGTGGCGTGACCATCAGCTTGGAAGTCATGCCCCATCATTTGAATATCATTGGAATCGTGCACGGCGGTGTGCTCTCATCCTTGCTGGATAATGCCATGGGAATCGCAGTAATGGCTGCAAGGCAGCAGGAGAAAGCAGTCACAACAAACTTGAACGTGCAATTTGTAGCCCCAATGAAAGAAACCAAATTGATCGTTAATGCGAATATCGTACACCAATCCCGCAAAATGATCACCACTCACGGCACCATTACTGACGTAGAAAGCAATCTTAGTGCTGTTGGTACGGGGTCATTTCGAATTATTTAA
- a CDS encoding HAD family hydrolase, translating to MIKAVIFDFDGLIIDTETPSYMAFKEIYQGYGIELLLPVYAQCIGTSFQLFNPYTYLSEQVEVDMEEVRSKFKRDYALLLEQSELRPGVVEYLINARRLNLRIGLASSSSLSWIEPLLTRYKIAEYFDTVQTSDNVKNVKPDPELYIKALEALEVERKQAISFEDSLNGFKAAKAAGLNCVVVPNDVTRHFEFADYDLMIESMADMDLEELIENINVKNRLIN from the coding sequence ATGATAAAAGCAGTTATTTTCGATTTTGATGGTTTAATTATAGATACGGAAACACCATCATATATGGCTTTTAAAGAGATTTATCAAGGATATGGGATTGAATTGCTGCTGCCAGTATATGCTCAATGTATTGGAACATCATTTCAGCTATTTAATCCTTATACATACTTATCCGAACAAGTGGAAGTAGATATGGAAGAGGTTAGAAGTAAATTTAAAAGAGATTATGCATTATTACTAGAACAATCTGAATTAAGACCAGGAGTAGTAGAATATTTGATTAATGCCAGACGGTTAAATCTTAGGATCGGTCTTGCTTCAAGTTCATCACTATCTTGGATAGAACCACTTTTAACGAGATACAAAATAGCAGAATACTTTGATACAGTCCAAACATCGGATAATGTAAAAAATGTAAAACCAGATCCAGAATTATATATCAAGGCCTTAGAAGCATTGGAAGTCGAAAGGAAGCAAGCCATATCCTTCGAAGACTCACTCAATGGATTTAAAGCGGCTAAAGCTGCAGGGTTAAATTGTGTAGTTGTTCCAAACGATGTAACAAGACATTTTGAATTTGCTGATTATGATTTAATGATTGAGTCTATGGCTGATATGGATTTAGAAGAATTAATTGAAAATATTAATGTTAAGAACAGACTCATTAACTAA
- a CDS encoding HAD family hydrolase produces the protein MTIKSVLFDFDGTLADTLPLTFCAFRSVFQKYENKLMNNEEIINTFGPTEEEIIKLNITNKELVDSAIEHYYEIYENHFHEMVKMPSEIVDLIKDLFRQNIKMAIITGKSRRCLDICLKNFGISDFFIMSITGDEVTKPKPDPEGIFKAIQLMDLRSHEVVFVGDSNADIMAGKSANILTIGANWFETVQTTNFLMEPDHIFTRTEDLKSLINKMKDM, from the coding sequence ATGACAATTAAATCAGTACTATTCGATTTTGATGGAACATTAGCAGATACATTACCTTTAACATTTTGTGCGTTTAGGTCTGTATTCCAAAAGTATGAAAACAAGCTAATGAACAACGAAGAAATAATAAATACTTTTGGGCCAACAGAAGAAGAAATTATTAAACTTAATATTACAAACAAGGAATTGGTGGATTCAGCAATTGAACATTACTATGAAATCTATGAAAACCATTTTCATGAAATGGTAAAAATGCCGAGTGAAATTGTAGACCTTATTAAAGATTTGTTCCGACAAAATATAAAAATGGCGATAATAACCGGTAAAAGCAGAAGATGTTTAGATATCTGTCTCAAAAACTTTGGTATTTCGGATTTCTTTATAATGTCTATAACAGGAGATGAAGTTACTAAACCCAAACCAGATCCAGAAGGGATTTTTAAAGCAATACAGCTAATGGATCTAAGATCACATGAAGTAGTTTTTGTCGGTGATAGTAATGCAGATATTATGGCAGGGAAGTCAGCAAATATCTTAACTATAGGTGCCAATTGGTTTGAAACAGTGCAAACCACAAATTTTTTAATGGAACCAGACCACATTTTTACAAGAACAGAAGATCTAAAGTCATTAATTAATAAAATGAAAGATATGTAA
- a CDS encoding DJ-1/PfpI family protein → MERARNVAVLVYEKVDGLDFVGPFDVFATASNWGKDFRVYTVSEKVQPLNTISGFTIYPKYSFDDCPPPDILIVPGGIGSRTEMYNESLTTWINNTASTAELVLSVCTGALLLAKANLLDGLSIITNRRAIDLLRQAAPSNSRIVEDLRYVDNGKIIMSAGVTAGIDASLYVVSKLLGIERAVDTASKLEYEWKK, encoded by the coding sequence ATGGAACGAGCTAGGAATGTAGCTGTTTTGGTGTATGAGAAAGTGGATGGATTAGACTTTGTAGGTCCCTTTGATGTTTTTGCTACAGCAAGCAATTGGGGGAAAGATTTTCGTGTTTACACGGTAAGTGAAAAGGTACAACCCTTGAACACGATCAGTGGATTTACTATTTATCCCAAGTACAGCTTTGATGATTGCCCACCTCCAGATATACTAATTGTTCCTGGTGGAATAGGTTCCCGAACAGAAATGTATAATGAATCACTTACAACTTGGATAAATAATACGGCTAGCACGGCTGAGCTGGTGTTATCTGTATGCACAGGAGCTTTGCTTTTGGCAAAAGCGAATTTATTAGACGGATTGAGTATAATAACAAATCGAAGAGCAATAGATTTATTACGTCAAGCGGCACCGAGCAATTCCAGGATTGTTGAAGACCTTAGATACGTTGATAATGGAAAAATCATCATGTCAGCTGGTGTAACTGCCGGAATCGATGCGTCCCTTTATGTTGTTTCAAAGCTGTTGGGAATTGAAAGGGCTGTTGATACAGCATCAAAACTAGAGTATGAATGGAAAAAGTAA
- a CDS encoding YfiT family bacillithiol transferase produces the protein MDKIRFPIGQFEPIINPTFEDRVNFINQIPEITKKLRNIIKDLKSDQLNIPFHQNGWTIKQIIHHLADNDMNAYLRLKRALTEEEPMSSTYREDLFAELNDYRDVPIENSLFLLETLHSRILILVNGLKPSDFQRKLRTQVLGSITIDTALHRFVWHNLHHISQIESLINRSGW, from the coding sequence ATGGATAAAATACGTTTTCCCATTGGTCAGTTTGAACCCATAATCAATCCTACTTTCGAGGATAGGGTCAATTTCATCAATCAGATCCCAGAAATCACAAAGAAATTAAGAAATATCATAAAGGATCTCAAGTCTGACCAGCTTAATATCCCTTTTCATCAAAATGGTTGGACAATCAAACAAATCATACATCACTTAGCTGATAATGATATGAACGCATATTTAAGGCTTAAGAGGGCGTTAACCGAAGAAGAGCCGATGTCGAGTACTTATCGAGAAGATTTATTTGCAGAGTTAAACGATTATAGGGATGTCCCGATTGAAAACTCACTTTTTCTACTTGAAACATTACACAGTCGGATCCTTATTCTCGTTAATGGTTTAAAACCGAGTGACTTTCAAAGAAAATTAAGAACCCAAGTACTAGGGAGTATTACAATCGATACAGCACTTCATCGGTTTGTATGGCATAATCTACATCACATTTCTCAAATAGAATCTCTAATAAATAGAAGTGGTTGGTAA